In Hemicordylus capensis ecotype Gifberg chromosome 17, rHemCap1.1.pri, whole genome shotgun sequence, the DNA window TAAGTGATGACCAGTGAGTACAGGAAGGACTAAAAGGCTGAAGTTTACTTCAAGCTGTGCTGAAAGTTGTTGACCATCTACGATTTTACTCatctgatatatatatatcagtCACCTTCTGAGCTGTGCGTGTTcacacaactttttttaaaaaaaatccatctgttgctgatgaaggcATAAGTCAACATGTCTAAAATATTTCTCTGTTGTCAGTCATCTTTTTGTATCTGGAGatgtagggagctgccttataccgagtcagacccttggtccatcaaactcagcattgtctacaccagggattctcaaacttgggtcctcaggtgttattggacttcaactcccataatccccagcctcagtggcctttggttggggattatgggagttgaagtccaataacacctgaggacacaagtttgagaatcactggtctacactgactggcagcagctctccaaggtttcaggcaggagtctttcccagcactgtctggagatgctgccagggtttggaCCTGGGACCTCTACCATTGGATTATGGTTGTAGGGGCAATGACCCGCCCCATCTCCCCCCATGCTTCAGTGGGCACAGGTTGTAGTAAACCCAGGATATCCTTCATCCCTCACACCTGCAGCATATAGGACCATTTGACAAGGCAAACACTGTTACCCTCCTGTGTTCCCTGGATTTCAGATTGGATGCAGAAGTGTTATAAGATTCTTCTCAATAAATACAACTGTCTGGTTTCTCAGTCAGCTGCACACCAACTTGGCATGGGCTTATCTGAATTTGCCTGAATACTATTTTCAGATGTAACATCAGCTCTTTGTAGGCGGCCACGTCTAAGCTTAGAGGCAGGGTCCTGCATCCATGACTGCAAGTCATGGAAATTTGAAAATTACACTTTCCAGAATCGGTTGGTTGAGAGGGGGAGTTCTGAGACGTACAGAGGCACATTCGTACTTTACTGTCACTACTAAATAGTATCTTGTAGCTGAAGGCACTTTGCTGTATCTAAAGAGATTTGGTTCTAGTCAGTACTTGCATGGGTAACCACCTGGGAACCCTaggccagctccatgatggaagaaaagcgAGATATTGTAATAAACACACATTCTCCCCCCTGCTTTTGCCCAATGTTGAAAGCAAACAATTCCCTGAGGATTGTCATCACTTCTAGCACTGGACAAATCCCTCCCTCAGCTCCACTTGGAATTGGGTCAGCTGTTATGAGAATTACTGGAGAatgcttaaaaaaacacccccgtctcattctctccccctccagAAAGTTTTAAATCAGCATCCAAGGGGGAAAAAGACTTCAACTAAAAGCACATGATGTGCATATGCAGAATCTATGGTCAATCTGTGCTTACGATCTTCTCACTCTGTGCATGAGCAGAGGTTAGTTTTATGTTCTAATCTACAGAAGAATGTCTCAAGGGCATAAAAAGCTTCATTCTGTCTTCCTCATTCCAAGCACCTTATGTATCAAACTTGACAGAGAGACAACTAGGAAAGGCAAGATTTAACATTTTACCTTTCACTTGCCAACAGATCATATGGCCGGAATTCCTGTTACAGAATATCTGGGTCTATGTGGATCTGCAGAAGACCTGAtccatttttttttgttaatttctACAACAGTTTTTGTCATGTATTTATTCGGCCATTGCTTATGCTTTATCCTGGGAGGTATTTGGGATTCCATGCATATTTTTAATTAGCTGATACCAAGCCCTATGTTACAAAAAAAGTCACCAGCTTTTTCAAAACCTCTGCCATCAAAGTACATGGCAAGGGGATACAACCTGTTTGGAATTATTCTGTGTCGATATCTGCATTTTTTAGTgtcttgtgattttttaaaatgtcattgttTTTAACTGCCTAATTTTGTGGCAACATTGCTGTTAAGGCTAAACAAATAAATTGATAGATTGACACAGTTTGATTCCTAACACACTGGAGTCATATGAGCTGAACAAATCCAATTCCACACCGGATAGCTACAACCTTTGACAACCTCATCCGTCTTCCTTCTGATCAAGTTCAGTacagggcgggggagagagagattgagaataAAGCTGCCATAACACTTCACAAAAGAAATATCTTTTATCTTTGGCCATTAACTCCCACTAGGAGAAATGGCAACGCTTTATACATTTACACAgaaatttttctttctctctctattccttcttcttctttttttggcacCTGCATAGTGGACATCTTTACAATTAAATACAGGACATCTCAAAAACCGTTTCTGCATATATCTTAGCTTTCCACCCATCTTTACTGTCTTGATATCCTCCCATGTTTTGACCCTTTATAACATAACAGAACTAACAGTTTCACACAGCTGCTCAAACGGTTTTCTTTTCACTTTGGAACGCATGGAGactttcctctcttccccccctcttttgtatattaattacattttacaaattttcatattttcttcttcttaaatcTTTCttttatcttctctctctctcctttttttaaaggtcggtttgtttgtttgtttttacagcaAAAAGGTGAGTCGGGTACATGAGTACGTAAAAGTTGGGGTTAGCAGAGTTTGGCCGTCATCTGGTCAGACTGTTTGAGAATTTCGGTGTTGTATAGATCCAGTGCGTGATTCACACGGATGATCTCGCTGTTTGTCAATTTCAGGCGGTGCTTCAGCATACAAGAGAACAGATCCAGCTGGGGCTTTCCCGGTGCGACGGGAGGCGCAAGTCTGTTGATTCGGTCCCGTATATCCAACAGCAAGAGCATGACGGAGGACGAGGAGTAGAACTGTCCACCTTGGGTGTACGACTGGTTGACTTGCTGGACGGCACTGCGCAAGAGGTCGGCATTGAAGCGCAGGCTGTACCCAAACACCTGGATGTCCGAGATCTTGATGTAAAACTGGCGCTTGTTGGGGTCGGAAAGGTCCACCGGCCCCATTCCGGTCTCGTTGCGCATCAGGGAAGGCAGCCGAGTCCGGCTGCGCAGGTAGATGTGGACGGTTTCGAAAAAGGTTTTCCACCGGTTCCCCAGCAGCAGGGTCCAGTTGTAGCACTGGCTGTTCTGCAGGCGGATTTTCTCCCAGCGCGGGTAGCCGAACTCCCCGAAGGGCATGTTCCAGCCCTCGGAGTGGCTGCCGCTGAAGGGGTTGACGTAGACGAAGAACATGGGGTCGAGGCTGCTGTTGCGCATCTGGCAGATGCGCATGGAGATGCCGATGACCATGTGGATGAAGTCCATCCGGTTCTTGTTGCTCTTCAAGGTGAGGGACATGCGCTTGCGCCACCGGGGGTCGAAGTAGGTGTCCAGGCGGATCTCGTTGCTGATGAAGGTGGTGTGGACGTAGAGGCGCGAGTCCATCTTCTGCAGGAGGTACTTCAGCTCCAGGTCCTGGAAGTCCAAGTCCGTCTCGAAGCTGATGAACTGCTCGCTGCGCTCCGAGTCGACGTTCTGCGGCTCGCAGCGGCCCCGAGAGAGGCGGTAGCCCTTGTTGCAGGAGCCACAGAGGGAGATGTTGGCCAGGCTGCACATGGCGCAGCTGTTGTTGCCGCCAATGATGCAGGGGATGGGGCGCTGGCACAGGCTGGTGCTCCCGTGGCAGACACAGCTCCGCTGGCTTTCTAGGAAGGTCCCCCAGAAGCCGTTCTCGTTGCAGTAGAGGAGAGACTGGACCCGGGACAGCCACTGCTGTATCGTCCTAGGAACAAACAAAAGCAACTAGCATCAGGTCCACATCCAAGGGGTGACCATAAAACTACCAGAGAGCTGTTGGCATGAGAACCAGAGCAAGGTaaggagcatagggagctgccatatactgagtcagacccttggtccatctagctcaggactgtctacccagactggcagcggcttcttcaaagttgcaggcaggagtctctctcagccctatcttggagggaacgtggaaccttctgcatgcaagcaggcaggtgctcttcccagagcggacccaccccctgaggggaacgTCTTACAACACTCACaagtagtctctcattcaaatgcaaaccaaggcagaccctgcttagcaaagggaagaattcatgcttgctaccccaagaccagcttgtTAGAAGCTTCATTGCATAATTCTCTTAGTAGTGCATTAGCAATAGCGATTTGAAAGCCTTGGCTTGGCCAAACTTTTGCTCAGGCTTGAATAGAGACGGGTAGGCCCCTGTCCTTAAACGTGACCTTACAGAGGTTTGTGAGTCAGAAGCTGTTTTTGTGCTGGGAAATGTGATAAGTAAGAGCGCAAACAGGTCGCGCAGGAAGGAGGCTGACATGTACTCCTCTTAGCTGAAGACTGGGGGGCATTTCAACAAGTatacaggaaaacaaaacaaaaaaaacccccacagacATCCTGCAAAGTTAATGTAGTGGAACATAGAAAAAAATGGGGACATTCTTAGGCGGGTCATGATCAGGGAGGAGAGCCAATGAGACAGGAGGAAATAGCTATGGCTATAGGAGGGGcataaaaataattgtattagatGGTGAGGGGCCCTTCTTCAGATCTTCACTGGAAGTCTGATTGGTCTTTCAGCCGGCTGAATAATCATTTGCATTGTCTGGCTATGTCCTGCTCTGGATTTGTGTTGAGTTTCTGAATAAATGGTTGTAAACATGACCAAAAATGTTTACACTTAGTAAGATCAGATCATTTCCTTGGGAACCAAAGGGGTAACtactgtattattattaaaactagCCTGAAAAGGATCTGACCTGATTTTAGTTGTTTCTGCAGAGGCTCAAGCTAAGCCCAGAGAGAACTGCCTAAACGGATCAGTTCAGTTGCCTTCAGGCTAATGAAAATGATGGGCAAGAAATCTGggcctgacaaaaggaagcaaatCTCTGTTAAGGGGCCAAATTAATCTGCAAAACTCACCGCCACCAGATGTTGTGACGGCCATGAGACCagttcatggaagacaagtctatcagtggctactagcccttatgcctataggccacctccaggatcggaggcaggaggcctccgaacgccagctgcaggggagcaacagcaggagagaaggcatgccttcatcgcTTGCCTgctggcttcccagagacatctggtttcATTGTGCATAGATTTTTTTAACTTCTTAAATTCCAATGgaatatttgaatttttttttaaactgttgaatagttctttttttaaaaaaatcattgcaaACAGCCTAGAGATTAcattaacgaaaggcggtatatcaaTCTAACAAGAAATAAAAccaaatctggtgggccactgtgagaaacagactGCTGGACTCAagaggccctgggcctgatccagcgcaGGGTTGTGAGGAAGTCccaatttccctcccctcccctggaagCTCTGCAGAGCCTCCCTCGCCTGGCTTGCGCTCatgaatgcctccttgtctctccAAAGCCGGGAGTTCTCGGCGGCTCTGCAGGGACAGCCCTGGCTAATGAGAAATTAGGATTCCCTCCCTGTCGATCtggaggggcagccacagacagAGGCTCTCAGAGGCCGATTAGCAAAATCCACGGCACCTGCCTAGCCTGACCCTGGAATAATCATGAGGCTGTGAGTGGTATCAAAGGCAGCATTAAGAATGGCACAATGGCAGGGAAGGCCGAGGCAAACGCAGGAgtgcggggggggcggggatggGGAGGGACACGGCGAGACGGAATCGGAACGCAAGGAGAGAAAAACAGCGGAAGAGGCTTGGGAGCAGAGGTGGACTCAACCCCCAGAGTCCAACATGCCTTGTGCTTCCTGCCACCCCACCTCAAGGTCTTCCAGTTCCTCTCCTCTGTGTTTCTCCCTATGATCCTAAACAGAACACTCACATAGGATGCTGCCtgatgagtcaggccattggcccatctagcccaggatgacctactctgactggcagcagctctctacacCTTCGGGCAGGGCATTCGTTTTCAGCTTTAACGTGATGAGATGTTGGGGGGATAGAACCTGagacctcctgcctgcaaagcaggtgctggAATACTGAGCTCTGATCCTTCAAtacaagctgccttatacaaagtctgactattggtccatctaggtcaggatCGTCTACTCTGATGGGCAacggctctccagggcttcaaacAGAGGTCTTCCCCAAACCTCCTTGGAGAGGATGAGatctgggaaggactcctggccCTGACAGAAGCCGCCAGCGTTCGAGGAGGGAAACGTGGTTTCAAATCGCCACTCGGACTTTGTGGAGCtcactctctcagcctcgcctaccttgcagggttgttgcaaggataaaatggCAGGTGGGAGGGCGGAGAACCATATATCATCTTGAACCCCTTGGAGGAACTGCaggatagaaatggaataaatcatGTGGGGGACTAGGCTGCCATCCAGCCTCAGTTACTGCTGAGTAGTTCTGTGGAGATAAGGAGCCCTTTAGCATAACTCCTAACTGTATTATTGAATCTCATCAGCTCTGTGACATCCTGTGTGCCTCGCACCCAGCTCACTCCCAAAGTGGTTGCCTGAACTAAGAAGGACccaaattcctcctcctcctctccaaacTCG includes these proteins:
- the BRINP1 gene encoding BMP/retinoic acid-inducible neural-specific protein 1 isoform X3, which produces MCRFFRTLTREFARWKVRNTAIERRDLIRNPVPLMPEFQRSIRLLGRRPTTQQFIDTIIKKYGTHILISATLGGEEALTMYMDKSRLDRKSGNATQSVESLHQLASSYFVDRDGTMRRLHEIQISTGAIKVTETRTGPLGCNSYDNLDSVSSVLLQSTESKLHLQGLQVIFPQYLQEKFVQSALSYIMCNGEGEYVCRDSQCGCQCAEEFPQCNCPITDIQIMEYTLANMGKSWMEAYKDLENSDEFKSFMKRLPNNHFLTIGSIHQHWGNDWDLQNRYKLLQSSMEVQRQKIQRTARKLFGLSVRCRHNPNHQLPRERTIQQWLSRVQSLLYCNENGFWGTFLESQRSCVCHGSTSLCQRPIPCIIGGNNSCAMCSLANISLCGSCNKGYRLSRGRCEPQNVDSERSEQFISFETDLDFQDLELKYLLQKMDSRLYVHTTFISNEIRLDTYFDPRWRKRMSLTLKSNKNRMDFIHMVIGISMRICQMRNSSLDPMFFVYVNPFSGSHSEGWNMPFGEFGYPRWEKIRLQNSQCYNWTLLLGNRWKTFFETVHIYLRSRTRLPSLMRNETGMGPVDLSDPNKRQFYIKISDIQVFGYSLRFNADLLRSAVQQVNQSYTQGGQFYSSSSVMLLLLDIRDRINRLAPPVAPGKPQLDLFSCMLKHRLKLTNSEIIRVNHALDLYNTEILKQSDQMTAKLC
- the BRINP1 gene encoding BMP/retinoic acid-inducible neural-specific protein 1 isoform X5 — translated: MPLDVQTGEEALTMYMDKSRLDRKSGNATQSVESLHQLASSYFVDRDGTMRRLHEIQISTGAIKVTETRTGPLGCNSYDNLDSVSSVLLQSTESKLHLQGLQVIFPQYLQEKFVQSALSYIMCNGEGEYVCRDSQCGCQCAEEFPQCNCPITDIQIMEYTLANMGKSWMEAYKDLENSDEFKSFMKRLPNNHFLTIGSIHQHWGNDWDLQNRYKLLQSSMEVQRQKIQRTARKLFGLSVRCRHNPNHQLPRERTIQQWLSRVQSLLYCNENGFWGTFLESQRSCVCHGSTSLCQRPIPCIIGGNNSCAMCSLANISLCGSCNKGYRLSRGRCEPQNVDSERSEQFISFETDLDFQDLELKYLLQKMDSRLYVHTTFISNEIRLDTYFDPRWRKRMSLTLKSNKNRMDFIHMVIGISMRICQMRNSSLDPMFFVYVNPFSGSHSEGWNMPFGEFGYPRWEKIRLQNSQCYNWTLLLGNRWKTFFETVHIYLRSRTRLPSLMRNETGMGPVDLSDPNKRQFYIKISDIQVFGYSLRFNADLLRSAVQQVNQSYTQGGQFYSSSSVMLLLLDIRDRINRLAPPVAPGKPQLDLFSCMLKHRLKLTNSEIIRVNHALDLYNTEILKQSDQMTAKLC
- the BRINP1 gene encoding BMP/retinoic acid-inducible neural-specific protein 1 isoform X4 codes for the protein MSPRNLIGLFQTEGLSTTRGATYPLWKDIVKDLQPDIKYTGEEALTMYMDKSRLDRKSGNATQSVESLHQLASSYFVDRDGTMRRLHEIQISTGAIKVTETRTGPLGCNSYDNLDSVSSVLLQSTESKLHLQGLQVIFPQYLQEKFVQSALSYIMCNGEGEYVCRDSQCGCQCAEEFPQCNCPITDIQIMEYTLANMGKSWMEAYKDLENSDEFKSFMKRLPNNHFLTIGSIHQHWGNDWDLQNRYKLLQSSMEVQRQKIQRTARKLFGLSVRCRHNPNHQLPRERTIQQWLSRVQSLLYCNENGFWGTFLESQRSCVCHGSTSLCQRPIPCIIGGNNSCAMCSLANISLCGSCNKGYRLSRGRCEPQNVDSERSEQFISFETDLDFQDLELKYLLQKMDSRLYVHTTFISNEIRLDTYFDPRWRKRMSLTLKSNKNRMDFIHMVIGISMRICQMRNSSLDPMFFVYVNPFSGSHSEGWNMPFGEFGYPRWEKIRLQNSQCYNWTLLLGNRWKTFFETVHIYLRSRTRLPSLMRNETGMGPVDLSDPNKRQFYIKISDIQVFGYSLRFNADLLRSAVQQVNQSYTQGGQFYSSSSVMLLLLDIRDRINRLAPPVAPGKPQLDLFSCMLKHRLKLTNSEIIRVNHALDLYNTEILKQSDQMTAKLC
- the BRINP1 gene encoding BMP/retinoic acid-inducible neural-specific protein 1 isoform X6 — its product is MYMDKSRLDRKSGNATQSVESLHQLASSYFVDRDGTMRRLHEIQISTGAIKVTETRTGPLGCNSYDNLDSVSSVLLQSTESKLHLQGLQVIFPQYLQEKFVQSALSYIMCNGEGEYVCRDSQCGCQCAEEFPQCNCPITDIQIMEYTLANMGKSWMEAYKDLENSDEFKSFMKRLPNNHFLTIGSIHQHWGNDWDLQNRYKLLQSSMEVQRQKIQRTARKLFGLSVRCRHNPNHQLPRERTIQQWLSRVQSLLYCNENGFWGTFLESQRSCVCHGSTSLCQRPIPCIIGGNNSCAMCSLANISLCGSCNKGYRLSRGRCEPQNVDSERSEQFISFETDLDFQDLELKYLLQKMDSRLYVHTTFISNEIRLDTYFDPRWRKRMSLTLKSNKNRMDFIHMVIGISMRICQMRNSSLDPMFFVYVNPFSGSHSEGWNMPFGEFGYPRWEKIRLQNSQCYNWTLLLGNRWKTFFETVHIYLRSRTRLPSLMRNETGMGPVDLSDPNKRQFYIKISDIQVFGYSLRFNADLLRSAVQQVNQSYTQGGQFYSSSSVMLLLLDIRDRINRLAPPVAPGKPQLDLFSCMLKHRLKLTNSEIIRVNHALDLYNTEILKQSDQMTAKLC